In Geminocystis sp. NIES-3709, a single genomic region encodes these proteins:
- a CDS encoding helix-turn-helix domain-containing protein, producing the protein MRFVTRLAPETQQLLKTIEQKSKYYQIRHRAKSILLSYQGYKITQIMLILNISRNTIYNWLNSWEKNGLNGLYSLKGRGRKSTLNEQQELKVKEWIKSHPKTLKIVQEKIENEWEIKISKDTIKRLAKKKGMGWYRFKKR; encoded by the coding sequence ATGCGATTTGTTACCAGATTAGCTCCAGAAACACAACAGTTATTAAAGACTATTGAACAAAAAAGTAAATACTATCAAATTAGACATCGAGCAAAATCGATTTTGTTAAGTTATCAAGGTTATAAAATTACTCAAATAATGTTAATATTAAATATTAGTAGAAATACAATTTATAATTGGCTTAATAGTTGGGAAAAAAATGGTTTAAATGGATTATATAGCTTGAAGGGAAGAGGAAGAAAATCAACTTTAAATGAGCAACAAGAATTAAAAGTAAAAGAATGGATAAAATCTCATCCAAAAACCTTAAAGATAGTTCAAGAAAAAATAGAAAATGAGTGGGAGATAAAAATAAGCAAAGATACGATAAAAAGATTGGCAAAAAAAAAGGGCATGGGGTGGTATCGTTTCAAGAAAAGGTAA
- a CDS encoding DUF4351 domain-containing protein yields MRILGRGNKQVRAIEELKALPSDYPNREIVLELVYGLLGKLTANKQETIKEDKTLIMSLRQLYRDKIAEVERQGIQQGIQQERLQLIIHQLKRKLGQLSPELETKVKSLSFSTLESLAEALLDFNSTNDLIDWLDSYSH; encoded by the coding sequence TTGAGAATATTAGGTAGAGGAAATAAACAAGTAAGAGCCATAGAAGAATTAAAAGCGCTACCATCAGATTATCCCAATCGAGAGATCGTATTAGAATTAGTATATGGTTTGCTAGGAAAATTAACAGCAAATAAACAAGAAACTATCAAGGAGGATAAAACATTAATTATGAGTTTAAGACAATTATATCGAGACAAAATAGCAGAAGTAGAAAGACAAGGTATTCAACAAGGTATTCAACAAGAGCGATTACAGTTAATTATTCATCAGTTGAAACGAAAATTAGGGCAACTTTCCCCAGAATTAGAAACTAAAGTTAAATCTTTGTCATTTTCCACTTTGGAATCTCTGGCGGAAGCTTTATTAGACTTTAACTCTACCAATGATTTAATTGATTGGTTAGATAGTTATTCCCATTAA
- the rdgB gene encoding RdgB/HAM1 family non-canonical purine NTP pyrophosphatase, producing the protein MKTLVVASSNVGKVKEMQEYLQEFDLELALKPTELEIEETGTTFMENAILKASQVAQELKQWSIADDSGLMVTALNGQPGIYSARYGKTDRERIDRLLTELKDKTNRQAQFVCAIAIANPEGEIVIKTEGICEGEILTEVKGDNGFGYDPIFFIPEVKQTFAQMPPQLKRKLSHRGKAFANLTPLLECLLTSNK; encoded by the coding sequence ATGAAAACATTAGTCGTAGCTAGTAGCAATGTAGGTAAAGTTAAGGAAATGCAGGAATATTTACAAGAATTTGATCTTGAATTAGCCTTAAAACCCACAGAATTAGAGATAGAAGAAACCGGTACAACTTTTATGGAAAATGCCATACTAAAAGCATCACAAGTGGCTCAAGAATTAAAACAATGGTCGATCGCTGACGATTCTGGTTTAATGGTAACAGCATTAAATGGTCAACCCGGTATTTATTCTGCTAGGTATGGTAAAACAGATCGAGAACGAATCGATCGATTATTAACAGAATTAAAAGATAAAACCAACCGTCAAGCTCAATTTGTATGCGCGATCGCTATTGCTAATCCCGAAGGAGAAATTGTGATCAAAACTGAGGGAATCTGTGAAGGTGAAATATTGACAGAAGTAAAAGGGGACAATGGTTTTGGCTATGATCCCATCTTTTTTATACCTGAAGTTAAGCAAACTTTCGCCCAAATGCCTCCACAATTAAAACGAAAATTGAGTCATCGAGGAAAAGCCTTTGCTAATTTAACTCCTCTCCTTGAATGTCTCCTGACATCAAATAAATAA
- a CDS encoding M20 family metallopeptidase: protein MLNTITSDYSIKLSEIRAEIAQLQPQLVHWRRKLHQYPELGFEEVLTADFVAEKLSDWGIDYQTQVAKTGIVATIQSHYPGKVLGIRADMDALPIQEENNVSYCSKHKGIMHGCGHDGHTAIALGIAYYLAHNRDKWQGTVKVIFQPAEEGPGGAKPMIEAGVLINPSIDAIIGLHLWNNLPVGTIGVREGALMAAVECFKCTLFGKGGHGAMPDQTIDSVLLGAQIINSLQTIVSRNVSPIDSAVVTVGQFQGGTALNVIADTAKMSGTVRYFNPKLEKFIEKRIETIIKGICESHGAKYDLDYWQLYPPVINHPRITQLVKSVALEVVETPLGVVPECQTMGGEDMSFFLQQVPGCYFFLGSANVKKGLNYPHHHPRFDFDETVLSLGVEIFARCVEKFADFII from the coding sequence ATGCTTAATACCATCACTTCAGATTATTCGATAAAACTATCTGAAATTCGTGCAGAAATTGCCCAACTACAACCTCAATTAGTTCACTGGAGAAGAAAATTACACCAATATCCCGAATTAGGCTTTGAGGAAGTATTAACGGCTGATTTTGTCGCAGAAAAACTGAGCGACTGGGGTATTGATTATCAAACTCAGGTAGCGAAAACAGGTATTGTTGCCACTATTCAAAGTCATTATCCCGGTAAAGTTTTAGGTATTCGTGCCGATATGGATGCTTTACCGATTCAAGAAGAAAATAACGTCTCTTACTGTTCTAAACATAAAGGTATTATGCACGGTTGCGGTCACGATGGACATACGGCGATCGCCCTGGGAATTGCCTATTATTTAGCCCATAATCGAGATAAATGGCAGGGAACAGTCAAAGTTATTTTTCAACCAGCAGAAGAAGGCCCAGGTGGTGCAAAACCGATGATTGAGGCAGGAGTGTTAATTAATCCTAGTATTGATGCTATAATCGGGTTACATTTGTGGAATAATTTGCCCGTAGGCACTATTGGAGTTCGGGAAGGTGCATTAATGGCGGCGGTGGAGTGTTTTAAATGTACCCTTTTCGGGAAGGGTGGCCATGGTGCAATGCCTGATCAAACCATTGATTCGGTGTTGTTAGGAGCACAAATAATCAATAGTTTACAAACGATCGTCTCTCGTAATGTAAGCCCGATCGATTCTGCGGTAGTGACAGTAGGACAATTTCAGGGCGGTACAGCTTTAAACGTCATTGCGGATACAGCTAAAATGAGCGGTACAGTACGTTACTTTAACCCCAAACTTGAAAAATTTATTGAGAAAAGAATCGAGACAATTATTAAGGGAATTTGTGAAAGTCACGGGGCAAAATATGATCTCGACTACTGGCAACTTTACCCTCCTGTTATCAATCATCCTCGTATTACTCAGTTAGTTAAATCTGTGGCGTTAGAAGTGGTAGAGACTCCTTTAGGTGTAGTGCCAGAATGTCAGACAATGGGAGGAGAAGATATGTCATTCTTTTTACAACAAGTACCCGGATGTTATTTCTTTTTAGGATCGGCTAATGTAAAAAAAGGTTTAAACTATCCTCACCATCATCCTCGTTTTGACTTTGACGAAACTGTTTTGAGTTTAGGAGTAGAAATATTTGCCCGTTGTGTGGAAAAATTTGCTGATTTTATTATCTAG
- a CDS encoding GNAT family N-acetyltransferase yields MQSFLFNSHHFSPSPSPITESVTTSVRLAKIDDVNQIGDVLTLSFNHFSDFTLWIYPFLKLGVCEDLRSRLKNDRDYFCVLAEKKPINSKNQESQIIGTVELSLRTIYGWHGRTKYPYISNLAVSQNHRRQGVGSQLLSKCEQIAKQLGFNELYLHVLANNKIGQQLYLHNGYTIRQVETDLYSLFVPSKRRLLLAKSIES; encoded by the coding sequence GTGCAATCATTTTTATTTAATTCTCACCATTTTTCACCCTCTCCATCTCCCATAACAGAATCAGTCACTACATCTGTGCGTTTGGCTAAGATAGATGATGTTAATCAAATAGGAGATGTTTTAACCCTTAGTTTTAATCATTTTAGTGATTTTACTTTATGGATTTATCCCTTTCTCAAATTAGGGGTTTGTGAAGATTTGCGAAGTCGTTTAAAAAACGATCGAGATTATTTTTGTGTTTTAGCTGAAAAAAAACCCATCAACTCAAAAAACCAAGAAAGTCAAATTATTGGTACTGTAGAACTATCTTTACGAACAATTTATGGTTGGCATGGTAGGACAAAATATCCCTATATTTCCAATTTAGCGGTTAGTCAAAATCACCGTCGTCAGGGTGTTGGTTCTCAATTATTGTCGAAATGTGAGCAGATAGCTAAACAATTGGGATTTAATGAGCTTTATCTTCATGTTTTAGCAAATAATAAAATTGGACAACAGTTATATTTGCACAATGGTTATACTATTCGTCAAGTGGAAACAGATTTATATAGTTTATTCGTACCCAGTAAACGCCGTTTACTCTTAGCTAAATCGATCGAATCATGA
- a CDS encoding amino acid permease, producing MTQRKLKSVVRYASIDGDYLQRRQLRKGANWTLLWGLGVGAVISGEFSGWNVGLASGGFWGLFIATILMATMYLCLVYSIAELSAALPYAGGFYSFARYAYGPFMGFIAGVVEAIEYVLTPAVIVYFIGSYLSTILPFIPQPIWWIVFYTLFVYVNTLGVKTTLKVGLITTLIAIGVLSIFCLAVLFSGKFDPNMLFTTSAPVGSGIFKALPYAIWFYLAIEQIPLAAEEAENVVKDVPKSLTTGMYTLLALSIVVLIFNSGIPLEITTESGEILTGAGAVGISGAPLADGFTLIFGEGIIANFFTFLCLFGLIASFHCIIYAYGRVLFAMSRAGYLPTWISVTNDNGSPARALILGGGVGLGCTFLISIVANNANLGPALLNMAVAGAVISYAIVLSSYIQLKLNRRNLPRPYKSPLGLPGAFVGIILAVIAFLACFANPDYRLAVFLVMGFIGVSIAYFWFFRREGLIAEAPEEQIALTSES from the coding sequence ATGACACAACGAAAATTAAAAAGTGTTGTCCGCTATGCCAGTATTGATGGGGATTATCTCCAACGGCGACAACTTAGAAAAGGTGCTAATTGGACTCTTCTTTGGGGTTTGGGCGTGGGTGCCGTAATCTCAGGGGAATTTTCTGGTTGGAATGTTGGTTTAGCTAGTGGCGGTTTTTGGGGTTTATTTATCGCCACAATTTTGATGGCGACTATGTACTTATGTTTGGTTTATAGTATTGCTGAATTATCCGCCGCTTTACCCTATGCTGGTGGGTTTTATTCTTTTGCTAGATATGCTTATGGCCCTTTTATGGGATTTATTGCCGGTGTGGTAGAAGCTATTGAATATGTCCTCACTCCAGCCGTAATTGTTTATTTTATTGGTAGTTACTTAAGTACTATTTTACCTTTTATTCCTCAACCAATTTGGTGGATCGTTTTCTATACTTTATTTGTTTATGTTAATACTTTAGGTGTTAAAACTACCCTTAAAGTGGGTTTAATCACTACTTTAATTGCGATCGGCGTTTTATCAATATTTTGTCTGGCAGTGCTATTTAGCGGTAAATTCGATCCAAATATGTTATTTACCACTTCAGCCCCTGTGGGTAGCGGAATATTTAAGGCGTTACCCTATGCTATCTGGTTTTATTTGGCGATCGAACAAATACCCTTAGCGGCGGAAGAAGCGGAAAATGTTGTCAAAGATGTTCCTAAATCCTTAACTACTGGAATGTACACTCTATTAGCTCTTTCGATCGTAGTATTGATTTTTAATTCAGGAATTCCTTTGGAAATAACGACAGAATCAGGAGAAATACTTACAGGGGCAGGGGCTGTTGGTATATCTGGTGCCCCATTAGCAGATGGTTTTACACTGATTTTTGGAGAAGGAATCATCGCTAATTTTTTCACTTTTTTATGTCTTTTTGGCTTGATTGCTAGTTTTCATTGTATTATTTATGCCTATGGACGTGTACTATTTGCTATGTCCAGAGCTGGATATTTGCCCACATGGATTTCCGTCACTAATGACAATGGAAGTCCCGCTAGAGCCTTAATTTTAGGGGGTGGAGTTGGGTTAGGATGTACTTTTTTAATTAGTATTGTTGCCAACAATGCCAACTTAGGCCCAGCGTTATTAAACATGGCTGTAGCCGGTGCTGTTATTTCCTATGCGATCGTCTTATCCAGTTATATTCAACTAAAACTAAATCGTCGTAATCTTCCTCGCCCTTATAAAAGTCCGTTGGGATTACCCGGTGCTTTTGTGGGGATTATTTTAGCTGTCATTGCTTTTCTCGCTTGTTTTGCTAATCCTGATTACCGTTTAGCGGTGTTTTTAGTCATGGGATTTATTGGTGTATCTATTGCTTATTTCTGGTTTTTCAGAAGAGAAGGCTTAATTGCGGAAGCACCCGAAGAACAAATTGCGTTAACCAGTGAAAGTTAA
- a CDS encoding glycosyltransferase produces MKKFIIIDHSLQDLQGHHYECSVSVAEAVQRLNYEAIIIANKNFSPHFVPKNIKIVSEFEIDWFNNSTKKLNNFQKKIKKLTEFLSNFNLDDVIGEYKNKINYKLFKLKVTKPKIKILLEKIEGSLFRFNQWIKQDIKLIKYIPLSHSFFGICKTLFGVFQLGIKAIHKINQKLWFKFFNFNVKTFQESLENIINILNITSEDHIFIHTLGVEQLEELLYLLQKQPLEKNPQYHIMLRRDIDDYLVKNAQGIGIKNCLTEFYQYKLFPNKVKFYTDTSQLVDRYNSLSPIQFIEIPVPFRQEKLVQNKTVKLENKCLHLVYLGDARIEKGYLYLPQIVGDLWEDYLLTKTLKITIQSNFNIASGEKDILASRLTLEQYPETMVKIIKNAMTTEEYYQLLMSADLLVIPYDNNSYRYRTSGVLTESLAAGKPVIVPANSWLASQIDETRGVIYNHPNDISKGIIKLINNIKEYQKNAELFSLHWCKKHSPDNLVNCLLSPINIQDNITQKNRQKVSESCLYHKPHFLFVINIDRILNLDINGQIILSHLQYLSECNYLISIITYCLKSPLNHNNNDHQFAKLENILDNYNIKKTWLLQLDDTPQFIPSLDQEKYFHNYYNNEPTFTREIIDINSLLIPHDLKNHLQQQKIDNILLDSISSQILVNNLGLSSISIVCQVSQLQSYQYGIENNQDIDLKELDTEYNLFSQINVIITNYKYLAEKIINKFPSLITYTLPCFSPLLSTQKSLNNTKITDFLWGNNKSQYYQIINDSLNLDRIINNLSKTSQKIAILYPWGDILERKAGASQRVGLLIDYLQEKDNNIWLFTTGEEKDLFLNNVRYTFYDQKFNHLDLVKQVYRSSYESLMNINKGNQLLRENSNLIPEDWRLNMYYQFYGDDNFTNWIEKIINWADIVILEYPFWGKIVSKICQEKNVKLIITAHDILCKQVSLNTPLYQTLLAEEISNLKKADHVVCVSQEDQKFLQQWGINSQQIANPVNLNLGQKNNVINNQEKWFNIYPWLRDNYCLFVGSGHFPNVEAVREIKKIASIYQEKKYNPRCRFVVIGNCHKSENEDNFISLGKVELELLSLLYQNAKLILAPMLSGTGSSLKIPEAMSFGKVVLGTKIAFRGYDIQNKIHGIIEDNLALYPDTIEQLLTNNDELIFIGNNAQNLANNYNYKFLYEGYLKLVESRDSNCI; encoded by the coding sequence GTGAAAAAATTTATTATTATTGATCATTCTTTACAAGATTTACAAGGACATCATTATGAATGTAGTGTATCAGTTGCAGAAGCCGTTCAAAGACTAAATTATGAAGCAATTATTATTGCTAATAAAAATTTTTCTCCGCATTTTGTTCCAAAAAATATTAAGATTGTTTCCGAGTTTGAAATAGATTGGTTTAATAACTCCACCAAAAAATTAAATAATTTTCAAAAAAAAATTAAAAAATTGACTGAATTTTTGAGTAACTTTAATTTAGATGATGTTATCGGAGAATATAAAAACAAAATTAATTATAAACTTTTTAAATTAAAAGTAACTAAGCCTAAAATCAAAATTTTACTAGAAAAAATAGAAGGTAGCTTATTCCGTTTTAATCAATGGATTAAACAAGATATTAAGTTAATAAAATATATTCCTCTTAGTCACAGTTTTTTTGGTATTTGTAAAACACTTTTTGGCGTTTTTCAATTAGGTATTAAAGCTATTCATAAAATTAATCAAAAACTCTGGTTTAAATTCTTTAATTTTAATGTTAAAACTTTTCAAGAATCTTTAGAAAATATCATTAATATTTTAAATATAACATCGGAAGATCATATTTTTATTCATACTTTAGGTGTTGAACAATTAGAGGAATTATTATACTTATTGCAAAAACAGCCTTTGGAAAAAAATCCACAATACCATATCATGTTGAGACGAGATATTGATGATTATTTAGTAAAAAATGCTCAAGGTATAGGTATAAAGAATTGTTTAACAGAATTTTATCAATATAAATTATTTCCGAATAAAGTCAAATTTTATACTGATACTTCGCAATTAGTCGATCGATACAATAGTTTATCACCTATTCAATTTATAGAAATACCTGTTCCTTTCAGACAAGAAAAATTAGTTCAAAATAAGACAGTAAAATTAGAAAATAAATGCTTACATTTGGTTTATTTAGGAGATGCTAGAATCGAAAAAGGCTATCTATATTTACCTCAGATTGTAGGTGATTTATGGGAAGATTATTTACTAACAAAAACCCTAAAAATAACTATTCAATCTAATTTTAATATTGCCAGTGGAGAAAAAGATATTTTAGCGAGTAGATTAACTCTTGAACAATATCCAGAAACGATGGTAAAAATTATCAAAAATGCGATGACAACAGAAGAATATTATCAACTGTTAATGAGTGCTGATTTATTAGTAATTCCTTATGATAATAATAGCTATCGTTATAGAACTTCCGGTGTTTTAACAGAGTCTCTAGCCGCAGGAAAACCAGTAATTGTTCCGGCAAATAGTTGGTTAGCAAGTCAAATTGATGAAACAAGAGGAGTGATTTATAATCATCCGAATGATATAAGTAAAGGAATTATTAAATTGATTAATAATATCAAAGAGTATCAAAAAAATGCTGAGTTATTTAGTCTTCACTGGTGTAAAAAACACTCTCCTGATAATCTAGTTAATTGTTTATTATCCCCTATAAATATTCAAGATAATATCACTCAAAAAAATAGACAAAAAGTATCTGAGTCTTGTTTATATCATAAACCTCATTTTCTTTTTGTTATCAATATCGATCGAATTTTAAACTTAGATATAAATGGGCAAATTATTCTAAGTCACTTACAATATCTATCAGAGTGTAATTATTTAATTTCTATCATTACTTATTGTTTAAAATCTCCATTAAATCATAATAATAATGATCATCAATTCGCAAAACTAGAGAATATTTTAGATAATTACAATATTAAAAAAACTTGGTTGTTACAATTAGATGATACTCCCCAATTTATTCCTAGTCTCGATCAAGAAAAATACTTTCATAATTATTATAATAACGAACCAACTTTTACGAGAGAAATAATTGATATTAATAGTTTATTGATTCCTCATGATTTAAAAAATCATCTTCAACAACAAAAAATAGATAATATTTTATTAGATTCTATTAGTAGTCAAATCTTAGTAAATAATCTAGGGTTAAGTAGTATTTCAATAGTTTGTCAAGTTTCTCAATTACAATCTTATCAGTATGGCATTGAAAATAATCAAGACATTGATCTGAAGGAATTAGATACAGAATATAATTTATTTAGTCAAATTAATGTGATTATTACCAATTATAAATATTTAGCTGAAAAAATTATCAATAAATTTCCATCTTTAATTACTTATACTTTACCATGCTTTAGTCCTTTATTATCCACTCAAAAATCTCTAAATAATACTAAAATAACTGATTTTCTTTGGGGTAATAATAAATCTCAATATTATCAGATAATTAATGATAGTTTAAACCTCGATCGAATTATAAATAATCTGAGTAAAACCAGTCAAAAAATAGCTATTTTATATCCTTGGGGAGACATTTTAGAACGAAAAGCAGGAGCTAGTCAACGGGTAGGACTATTAATTGATTATTTACAAGAAAAAGATAACAATATTTGGTTATTTACGACAGGAGAAGAAAAAGACTTATTCTTGAATAATGTTCGTTATACTTTTTATGACCAAAAATTTAACCATTTAGACTTAGTTAAACAAGTTTATCGGAGTAGTTATGAAAGTTTAATGAATATCAATAAAGGTAATCAGTTATTAAGAGAAAATAGTAATCTCATACCTGAAGATTGGCGTTTGAATATGTACTATCAATTTTATGGAGATGACAATTTTACAAATTGGATTGAGAAAATAATAAATTGGGCAGATATAGTAATCTTAGAATATCCTTTTTGGGGAAAAATTGTCAGTAAAATTTGTCAAGAAAAGAACGTTAAACTCATTATTACAGCCCATGATATTTTATGCAAACAAGTATCTCTAAATACACCTTTGTATCAAACTTTATTAGCAGAAGAAATTAGTAACTTAAAAAAAGCAGATCACGTTGTTTGTGTTTCTCAAGAAGATCAAAAATTTTTACAACAATGGGGAATAAATAGTCAACAAATAGCAAATCCTGTTAACTTAAATTTAGGACAAAAAAATAATGTTATTAACAATCAAGAAAAATGGTTTAATATATATCCTTGGTTGAGAGATAATTATTGTTTATTTGTGGGAAGTGGTCATTTTCCTAATGTTGAAGCGGTAAGAGAAATTAAAAAGATTGCCTCTATTTATCAGGAAAAAAAATATAATCCTCGTTGTAGATTTGTTGTTATTGGAAATTGTCATAAATCAGAAAATGAAGATAATTTTATCTCTTTAGGCAAAGTAGAATTAGAATTGTTATCTTTACTTTATCAAAACGCTAAATTAATTTTAGCACCAATGTTATCGGGGACTGGATCATCACTAAAAATACCAGAAGCGATGAGTTTTGGAAAGGTTGTTTTAGGAACAAAAATTGCCTTTCGAGGTTATGATATTCAAAACAAAATTCACGGGATTATTGAAGATAATTTAGCTCTTTATCCAGATACGATCGAGCAACTATTAACAAATAATGATGAATTAATTTTTATTGGTAATAATGCTCAAAATTTAGCCAACAATTATAACTATAAATTTTTATATGAAGGTTATTTAAAGTTAGTTGAATCAAGAGATAGTAATTGTATTTAA
- a CDS encoding DUF3365 domain-containing protein produces the protein MNTQSQSVFRFYNNLKLGQKLSVILLLIFIVGSLLSGIALSHVLTKNTEREITSQALILMDTMNSVRDYTSTQIKPELDDRLQEEFLPQTVPAYSATEVFQNLRQNQNYEQFFYKEATLNPTNPRDKADDFETQIIQKFRSGSIAKSVEGFRQIDDQEIFYIARPLQIKKSSCLECHSTPDVAPVSMIKRYGAERGFNWNLNEIIGSQIVSVPASTVIESARSAFILTMSIVLGIFASVILLINFWLRKTVVRPVVRMTKTAEMVSQGDMEIEFIKSSGDEIGELADSFSRMKTSFMLAMKKLNEMRRKNKEAN, from the coding sequence ATGAATACCCAATCTCAAAGTGTTTTTAGATTTTATAACAATTTAAAACTCGGACAAAAGTTAAGTGTGATTTTACTACTAATTTTCATTGTTGGTAGTCTCTTAAGTGGCATTGCCTTATCCCATGTATTAACGAAAAATACGGAAAGAGAAATCACCTCTCAAGCATTAATTTTAATGGATACGATGAATTCCGTTCGGGATTATACCAGTACCCAAATTAAACCAGAATTAGACGATCGTTTACAAGAAGAATTTTTGCCTCAAACTGTCCCCGCTTATTCAGCTACAGAGGTGTTTCAAAACCTTCGACAAAACCAAAACTATGAACAATTTTTTTATAAAGAAGCTACCTTGAATCCCACGAATCCTAGAGATAAAGCTGATGATTTTGAAACCCAAATTATTCAAAAGTTCCGTTCAGGTAGTATAGCAAAATCTGTAGAAGGTTTTAGACAAATTGATGATCAAGAAATTTTCTATATTGCACGCCCTCTTCAAATTAAAAAATCTAGTTGTTTAGAGTGTCATTCTACCCCTGATGTTGCTCCTGTTAGCATGATTAAGCGCTATGGGGCAGAAAGAGGATTTAATTGGAACTTAAATGAAATTATAGGCAGTCAAATTGTTTCTGTACCAGCAAGTACCGTTATCGAAAGTGCGCGTAGTGCTTTTATTCTTACTATGTCGATCGTCTTAGGTATTTTTGCTAGTGTAATTTTACTTATTAATTTTTGGTTAAGAAAAACCGTTGTGCGCCCTGTGGTAAGAATGACAAAAACCGCAGAAATGGTTTCTCAGGGAGATATGGAAATAGAATTTATTAAGTCATCTGGTGACGAAATCGGAGAATTAGCTGATTCTTTTTCTCGCATGAAAACCAGTTTTATGTTGGCAATGAAAAAATTAAACGAGATGAGAAGAAAAAATAAAGAAGCAAATTAA
- a CDS encoding ROK family protein produces MTEKEVIGVDLGGTAIKLGRFLENGTCLESLTIPTPQPATPDAVINSIASAVEQLNDQKKAIALGIGTPGPTDAQGRIALVAINLSGWDNVPLAEALEKKTGLKTTIANDANCAGLGEAWLGAGKNYQDLILLTLGTGVGGAIILNGKMFTGRLGSAAELGLITLNPDGPPCNSGNQGSLEQYVSATAIYRDTQKTPAELGQLAENNDLSALTFWQNYGIKLGAGLASLIYILTPEAIIIGGGVSASSKFFLPTVEAEIEKRVLQSSRVGLKLMVAELGNQAGVVGAAKLALDNLKCRS; encoded by the coding sequence ATGACAGAAAAAGAAGTAATTGGTGTTGATTTGGGCGGTACAGCTATTAAATTGGGTAGGTTTTTAGAAAACGGTACTTGTTTAGAATCTCTTACTATTCCTACTCCTCAACCAGCTACTCCTGACGCTGTAATAAATTCGATCGCTTCTGCTGTAGAACAATTAAACGATCAAAAAAAGGCCATAGCATTAGGAATTGGCACTCCCGGGCCTACAGATGCCCAAGGCAGAATCGCTCTTGTGGCTATCAATCTTAGTGGTTGGGATAATGTGCCTTTAGCGGAAGCATTGGAAAAAAAAACAGGTTTAAAAACTACGATCGCCAATGATGCTAACTGTGCAGGATTAGGAGAAGCATGGTTAGGCGCAGGAAAAAACTATCAAGACCTAATCTTGTTAACATTAGGTACAGGAGTTGGTGGGGCAATTATTCTCAATGGTAAAATGTTTACAGGACGTTTAGGCTCGGCCGCCGAACTTGGCTTAATTACTCTTAATCCTGATGGCCCTCCCTGTAATAGCGGAAATCAAGGCTCTTTAGAACAATATGTATCTGCTACCGCTATTTATCGAGACACCCAGAAAACTCCGGCTGAATTAGGACAATTAGCTGAAAATAATGACCTTTCGGCCTTGACATTTTGGCAAAATTACGGTATTAAATTGGGAGCAGGATTAGCTAGTTTAATATATATATTGACTCCTGAAGCTATTATTATTGGTGGGGGAGTAAGTGCTAGTAGTAAATTTTTTCTACCTACAGTGGAAGCAGAAATAGAAAAAAGAGTATTACAAAGTTCAAGAGTAGGACTGAAATTAATGGTGGCAGAATTAGGTAATCAAGCAGGAGTTGTGGGGGCAGCGAAACTAGCTTTAGATAATTTAAAATGTAGAAGTTAG